From the genome of Primulina eburnea isolate SZY01 chromosome 12, ASM2296580v1, whole genome shotgun sequence, one region includes:
- the LOC140806864 gene encoding protein FAR1-RELATED SEQUENCE 5-like, with the protein MSDPGALNSKDGVLVNVAPLFAEKSETEPKVGMKFKSENEVFEFYKKYAYHVGFPVRKRTSQKNNEGVVTYVAFTCSREGRKSSNTSTTLKPQPTSQTGCKARLSAFSDTAGVWSITGVHLEHNHQTSPSKSRVFRCYRQLDVHVKRQLEVNDIAGIPLHKSYNSVVVEAGGYEKMTFIEKDCRNYIDKVRKLRLGEGDAAAIQAYFSKMQSFSPGFFFSFDLDDEGRLKNVFWADNRCRQAYKEFGDVVTFDTTYLTNKYDIPFAPFVGVNHHGHSTLLGCGLLSNEDTETFVWLFRTWLECMEFEAPQGIITDQDRAIQNAIEDVFPKSKHRWCLWHILKKLPEKFGYHCQKASILSSVHKLVYESQSADEFKQGWFSMLDMYELKNNDWLIELFRERSRWVPCFLKTSFWAGMSTIQRSEGMNAFFDGWSLVLLDLIWRGNFKVLLQL; encoded by the exons ATGTCTGACCCAG GTGCTTTAAATTCAAAAGATGGTGTTTTGGTGAATGTTGCACCTTTGTTTGCAGAAAAAAGTGAGACTGAGCCCAAGGTTGGAATGAAATTTAAAAGCGAGAATGAAGTTTTTGAATTTTACAAGAAGTATGCATATCATGTTGGTTTTCCAGTTAGAAAAAGAACTTCACAGAAAAATAACGAAGGGGTTGTTACGTACGTTGCATTCACATGTAGCCGAGAAGGTCGTAAAAGTAGTAATACAAGCACTACACTGAAGCCCCAACCAACAAGTCAAACTGGTTGTAAAGCTAGGTTGTCAGCTTTTTCAGATACTGCAGGAGTATGGAGCATTACCGGTGTTCATCTCGAGCACAATCACCAAACTAGTCCATCCAAATCCAGAGTATTTCGATGCTATCGTCAATTGGATGTTCACGTGAAACGACAACTAGAGGTGAATGATATAGCAGGTATTCCTCTCCATAAAAGTTATAACTCAGTTGTCGTTGAAGCAGGTGGATATGAGAAGATGACTTTCATTGAAAAAGATTGTCGAAATTATATTGATAAGGTCAGAAAATTAAGACTTGGAGAAGGAGATGCAGCTGCTATTCAAGCTTATTTCTCCAAAATGCAGTCATTTTCTCCTGGTTTTTTCTTTAGCTTTGATTTGGATGATGAGGGTCGATTAAAAAATGTATTTTGGGCAGATAATAGATGTAGACAAGCTTATAAGGAATTTGGAGATGTAGTAACTTTTGATACAACGTACTTAACTAACAAGTACGACATACCATTTGCTCCTTTCGTCGGTGTAAATCATCATGGACACTCGACACTACTTGGGTGTGGTCTACTTTCTAATGAAGATACAGAGACATTTGTCTGGTTGTTTAGGACATGGCTAGAGTGCATGGAatttgaagcacctcaagggATAATAACTGATCAAGACAGGGCAATTCAGAATGCCATAGAAGATGTATTTCCTAAATCAAAACATAGGTGGTGTTTATGGCATATACTTAAGAAATTACCTGAAAAATTTGGATATCATTGTCAAAAGGCTTCCATACTCTCGTCTGTACATAAATTGGTATATGAATCACAAAGTGCAGATGAGTTCAAACAGGGTTGgttttctatgcttgatatgtATGAATTGAAAAATAATGATTGGTTGATCGAGCTTTTTAGAGAGAGAAGTCGTTGGGTTCCATGTTTTCTCAAAACATCATTTTGGGCCGGAATGTCAACAATCCAACGGAGTGAGGGTATGAATGCTTTTTTTGACGG ATGGTCCCTTGTGTTACTCGATTTGATTTGGAGAGGCAATTTCAAAGTGCTTTTACAATTGTAA
- the LOC140806539 gene encoding uncharacterized protein, with translation MYCDIESSDEGSFSTRYVVTEDFTVHERVKEKKFEIIFERDKCTFSCSCHLFEFRGIICRHAIAVLIRNKFSAVPEQYILRRWRKDVSRLYMRVKINYNGWITTPGQLNYEKLCKAFTDVADLAADNDDETQKLLEWIETKASDLAISKLGSGCGRNLISQLSMQVDHVDDATQVSTCKVLDPKYTKTKGAPKKLRKKGSLEKSSKKSKVSMISSKEKNSQPKKIQSSNVFIQPLDQNAVMTPLSFSQQLMGVHHHPWNIDYGVHLVSNYGGDQASTTPCSSRWSSNDDEVIGSMGVINYEAS, from the exons ATGTATTGTGACATTGAATCTAGTGATGAGGGGTCTTTCAGTACGAGATATGTTGTTACAGAAGATTTTACAGTACATGAGAGAGTTAAGGAAAAaaagtttgaaattatttttgagagagaTAAATGCACATTTTCTTGTAGTTGTCATTTATTTGAGTTCAGGGGAATAATTTGTAGGCATGCTATTGCAGTGTTAATCCGTAACAAATTTTCGGCAGTTCCTGAGCAATATATACTTCGACGTTGGAGGAAAGATGTGAGTAGATTGTATATGAGAGTGAAGATCAATTATAATGGATGGATAACTACTCCTGGTCAATTAAATTATGAGAAGTTGTGCAAAGCAtttacagatgttgcagatttggcTGCAGATAATGATGATGAAACTCAAAAGCTTCTCGAGTGGATTGAAACTAAAGCAAGTGATCTTGCTATATCAAAGTTGGGATCAGGTTGTGGTCGTAATTTGATATCACAACTGAGCATGCAAGTAGATCATGTTGATGATGCAACCCAAGTTTCTACTTGCAAAGTTCTTGACCCAAAGTACACTAAAACAAAAGGAGCCCCTAAGAAGCTTCGGAAGAAAGGTTCATTGGAGAAGTCTTCTAAGAAATCGAAG GTATCAATGATATCAAGCAAAGAAAAAAATTCTCaaccaaaaaaaattcaatccagTAATGTGTTTATACAACCACTTGATCAAAATGCTGTGATGACTCCGCTCTCTTTCTCACAACAATTAATG GGTGTTCATCACCATCCTTGGAATATCGATTACGGAGTACATTTAGTATCCAACTACGGAGGTGATCAAGCATCGACAACACCATGCTCGTCAAGATGGAGTTCGAATGATGATGAAGTAATCGGATCTATGGGTGTAATAAATTATGAAGCAAGTTAA